A region of Verrucomicrobiota bacterium DNA encodes the following proteins:
- the ychF gene encoding redox-regulated ATPase YchF codes for MKVGLVGLPNSGKTTVFNLLTGQQLAVEPYFTEEHTVHLGTAHVPDARVDFLHTFHPRAKRTYAEVVFVDMAGVPVGGAGHGSKAQLFSCVRDTEALVYVVGAFDNESVLRPFDTVDPVRDIETLDLELMLADLEIIDKRIERIHKELQAFKDKYSPELDVLVRCKAAIEAERPIRRLGLSADEAKLLGGFRFLSEKPSVVLLNTGESDAGRPVPEAVAAACAGRDLPVFAMSAKIEGEITGLPDDEQRAFLDELGIAESGLPKFVHAVYSALGLRTFLTMGDTDVRAWTVSKGATALEAAGKIHTDIARGFIRAEVTAFEDIKAAGSPKTAKEAGHLRLEGKEYVVRDGDVILFRFSV; via the coding sequence ATGAAAGTCGGCCTGGTTGGCTTGCCGAACTCGGGCAAGACCACCGTTTTCAACCTGCTCACCGGCCAGCAACTCGCCGTCGAGCCGTACTTCACCGAGGAGCATACCGTCCATCTGGGCACGGCCCACGTGCCCGATGCGCGGGTTGATTTCCTCCACACGTTTCACCCGCGCGCCAAACGCACCTACGCCGAGGTGGTGTTTGTTGATATGGCCGGCGTGCCCGTCGGCGGCGCCGGCCACGGCTCGAAGGCCCAGCTCTTCTCGTGCGTGCGCGATACCGAGGCCCTCGTCTACGTCGTCGGCGCGTTTGACAACGAGAGCGTCCTGCGCCCGTTCGACACCGTTGATCCCGTGCGCGATATCGAGACGCTTGACCTCGAGCTCATGCTGGCTGACCTCGAGATCATCGACAAGCGCATCGAGCGCATCCACAAAGAGCTTCAGGCCTTCAAGGACAAGTACTCGCCCGAGCTCGACGTCCTTGTGCGCTGCAAAGCGGCGATCGAGGCCGAACGGCCCATCCGCCGTCTCGGCCTGAGCGCCGATGAGGCCAAGCTGCTGGGCGGCTTTCGGTTCCTCTCGGAGAAACCGTCGGTGGTGCTGCTCAACACGGGCGAGAGCGACGCCGGGCGTCCCGTGCCCGAGGCCGTTGCGGCCGCGTGCGCCGGTCGTGACTTGCCGGTCTTCGCCATGAGCGCCAAGATCGAGGGCGAGATCACCGGGTTGCCCGACGACGAGCAACGCGCCTTTCTCGACGAGCTGGGCATCGCGGAATCCGGCCTCCCCAAGTTCGTACATGCCGTCTACAGCGCCCTGGGTTTGCGCACGTTCCTGACCATGGGCGACACCGACGTGCGGGCCTGGACCGTGTCGAAGGGTGCAACCGCCCTCGAAGCGGCCGGCAAGATCCACACCGACATCGCCCGTGGCTTCATCCGTGCCGAGGTCACTGCCTTCGAGGACATCAAAGCCGCCGGCAGCCCCAAAACCGCCAAGGAAGCCGGCCACCTCCGCCTTGAAGGCAAGGAGTACGTTGTCCGCGATGGCGACGTGATCCTCTTCCGCTTCAGCGTGTAG
- a CDS encoding protein-glutamate O-methyltransferase CheR, with translation MVTSNRTVSQGMALPEEISHLIDLIETRRGFNLSAYKPSSLGRSIARRAAMRQCSSVAEYLCMVEADESELDGLLSHVMVGYSTFFRDPGMFRVLRERVLPDIIERCGSPEPRQIRVWTVACSTGEEAYSLAILFFEVVDRQPGRFEPKLFATDVDKTALAKARAGRYMRDALGETDACTVARYFTGSNPFTVNPSIRRMVRFGEHNVFADPPISHLDLITCRNMLIYLEREAQTRALQNIRYALLPGGYLILGKSEKLRPEVEPAFDQVDKTWQIYRKIEGLS, from the coding sequence GTGGTCACAAGTAACCGAACCGTCTCGCAGGGCATGGCACTGCCTGAAGAAATCTCCCACCTGATCGACCTGATCGAAACCCGCCGCGGCTTCAACCTGTCCGCCTACAAACCCAGCTCGCTGGGTCGCTCGATCGCGCGCCGGGCTGCCATGCGCCAGTGCTCATCGGTGGCCGAGTACCTGTGCATGGTCGAGGCGGACGAATCTGAGCTCGACGGCCTCCTCTCGCACGTCATGGTGGGCTACAGCACGTTCTTCCGCGATCCCGGTATGTTCCGCGTGCTACGCGAACGGGTGCTGCCCGATATCATCGAGCGATGTGGGAGTCCCGAGCCGCGCCAGATACGCGTCTGGACCGTCGCCTGCTCCACGGGCGAAGAGGCCTACTCGCTTGCGATATTGTTCTTCGAGGTGGTCGACCGCCAGCCCGGACGCTTCGAGCCAAAGCTGTTCGCCACCGATGTGGACAAGACGGCCCTAGCCAAGGCGCGCGCCGGCCGCTATATGCGCGACGCGCTCGGCGAGACCGATGCCTGCACGGTCGCGCGCTACTTCACCGGCTCCAATCCGTTCACCGTGAACCCATCCATCCGCCGCATGGTGCGCTTCGGTGAGCACAACGTGTTTGCCGATCCGCCGATCTCGCACCTGGATCTTATCACGTGCCGTAACATGCTCATCTACCTGGAGCGAGAGGCCCAGACGCGCGCGCTGCAGAACATCCGTTACGCTTTGTTGCCGGGCGGGTACCTCATACTGGGCAAGTCGGAGAAGCTCCGCCCCGAGGTCGAACCAGCCTTCGACCAAGTAGACAAGACGTGGCAGATCTACCGCAAGATAGAGGGATTATCGTGA
- a CDS encoding TIGR04255 family protein has translation MAIRPTPRPGGRGRLPEYRRPPVNEVVLGVQFGELTDFQTVHSGLYWQTIRAQYPKLQERAPLSTAFEFFGDPVRLEHGVHVEQVPPLRRCWFLDESENRLVQLQPERFLHNWRKVTGEEEYPRYSSIKKSFEQLWQGFLGFVQTNEIGKIAPNQWEVTYVNHVYRGEGWDTLADLSDILACWSGASSAGYLPTPETNAVALSYAFPEQHGRLHVHLDLRFQRPGNKKLLRLELTARGKLDSDDPSDLHRCLDVGHEWIVWGFTDLTTGKAHKLWGRCDV, from the coding sequence ATGGCCATCAGACCCACCCCTCGGCCCGGCGGCAGAGGGCGTTTGCCTGAATACAGAAGACCGCCGGTCAATGAGGTGGTTCTCGGGGTTCAGTTTGGCGAGCTGACGGATTTCCAGACGGTGCACTCAGGGCTGTACTGGCAGACGATCAGGGCGCAGTACCCCAAGCTGCAGGAAAGAGCGCCGCTGAGTACAGCGTTCGAGTTCTTCGGGGACCCAGTGAGGTTGGAGCACGGGGTCCATGTCGAGCAAGTGCCGCCTCTCAGGAGGTGCTGGTTCCTTGACGAATCTGAGAACCGTCTAGTCCAGCTTCAGCCCGAGCGGTTCCTCCACAACTGGCGCAAGGTTACCGGAGAGGAGGAGTATCCCCGATACAGCAGTATCAAGAAGAGCTTCGAGCAGCTTTGGCAAGGATTCCTGGGCTTCGTGCAGACGAACGAGATCGGCAAGATAGCGCCGAACCAGTGGGAAGTCACCTACGTCAACCACGTCTATCGCGGCGAAGGCTGGGATACGCTGGCAGATCTCTCCGATATCCTTGCATGCTGGTCGGGCGCCTCCTCCGCGGGATACTTGCCGACGCCGGAGACGAACGCGGTTGCCCTCTCGTATGCGTTTCCCGAGCAACACGGACGGTTGCACGTGCATCTGGACCTTCGCTTTCAGAGGCCGGGCAACAAGAAGCTCCTGCGTCTGGAGTTGACAGCACGAGGCAAACTTGATTCGGACGACCCCAGTGATCTCCATCGCTGTCTGGATGTGGGACATGAGTGGATTGTCTGGGGCTTCACAGACCTGACGACCGGGAAAGCGCACAAACTGTGGGGACGGTGTGATGTCTGA
- a CDS encoding HRDC domain-containing protein: MYDFCQGVTCRHRAILEYFGQSSSTAICAACDVCLGGLECLPAAESLPIAQKILSCVVRLEGRFGADYTASVLAGSREGRVLAYGHDTLSTYGLLKNYGKRLVRDWIEQLVAQALLRKVGEYNTLEVTGDGKRVLIGKAVPRLLPSQRKQPPAKLSKAAKDSWEGVDEELFSALRQLRRELAIEKKVPAYVIFSDAALRDMARRKPTTLDAFLEVSGVGEKKRSQYGAAFTALIRDHIASA, translated from the coding sequence ATGTACGACTTCTGCCAGGGTGTCACGTGCCGCCACCGGGCCATCCTCGAGTACTTCGGGCAGTCGTCGAGCACGGCCATCTGCGCTGCATGCGACGTGTGCCTTGGCGGACTCGAATGCCTGCCTGCGGCCGAGAGCCTGCCCATCGCCCAGAAGATCCTCTCCTGCGTTGTGCGGCTCGAGGGCCGGTTCGGCGCCGACTACACCGCCTCAGTCTTGGCCGGCTCACGTGAGGGCCGTGTTCTTGCCTACGGCCACGACACACTGAGCACGTACGGGCTCCTGAAAAACTACGGCAAGCGCCTCGTGCGAGACTGGATCGAGCAACTCGTCGCGCAGGCCCTCTTGCGGAAGGTGGGCGAGTACAACACGCTCGAGGTGACGGGCGACGGCAAGCGGGTGCTCATAGGCAAGGCCGTTCCGCGCCTGCTCCCCTCGCAGCGCAAGCAGCCGCCCGCGAAGCTCTCCAAGGCGGCGAAGGATTCGTGGGAGGGTGTGGACGAAGAGCTGTTCAGCGCGCTGCGGCAGTTGCGGCGCGAGCTGGCTATCGAAAAGAAGGTGCCGGCTTACGTCATCTTCAGCGACGCCGCATTGCGCGACATGGCGAGGCGCAAGCCGACCACCCTCGATGCCTTCCTCGAAGTCAGCGGTGTCGGCGAGAAGAAGCGAAGCCAGTATGGCGCAGCCTTTACCGCTCTGATCCGCGACCATATCGCCTCCGCCTAG
- a CDS encoding IS630 family transposase → MDNTRFDARRLAPAAQEHLRRQVVRAIRDQGMSQVEAVRVFGVSRGAIHNWLRAVERGGAAALKARKRGPKRHSRLAGHQAATVVRLIENRCPDQLRLPFALWTREAVQELIARRFGIEISVWTVGRYLQAWGFTPQKPVRRAYEQDSAAVKRWLNEEYPRIRRRAKVEKAEIHWGDEMGLRSDHQVGTSYGRRGKTPVIAGSGQRFGCNMISAITNRGRLSFMVFRHRFTAPVFVAFLRRLVRQVGRKVFLIVDRHPVHRSRAVERWLAQNAEQLRLFYLPGYSPRLNPDPAKAGLNQDVKSNAVGRHRPHDQQEMMAGVRSYLRSTQKQPEVVQRFFHQEDVRYAAI, encoded by the coding sequence ATGGATAACACACGATTCGATGCTCGTCGTTTGGCACCCGCGGCCCAGGAACACCTGCGCCGGCAGGTGGTGCGCGCTATTCGGGATCAAGGCATGAGTCAGGTCGAGGCGGTCCGTGTCTTCGGCGTCAGCCGCGGGGCCATCCACAACTGGCTGCGCGCGGTCGAACGCGGCGGCGCCGCGGCGCTCAAGGCGCGCAAGCGCGGGCCCAAGCGGCACTCGCGCTTGGCTGGCCATCAGGCGGCCACGGTGGTTCGCCTGATCGAGAACCGCTGCCCGGACCAACTCCGGCTGCCGTTCGCCTTGTGGACCCGCGAGGCCGTGCAGGAGCTGATCGCCCGCCGTTTCGGCATTGAGATCTCGGTTTGGACGGTGGGCCGCTACCTGCAAGCCTGGGGCTTTACACCGCAGAAACCGGTGCGCCGGGCCTACGAGCAAGACTCGGCCGCCGTGAAGCGATGGCTCAACGAGGAGTACCCGCGCATTCGGCGCCGCGCCAAGGTCGAGAAGGCCGAGATCCATTGGGGCGACGAGATGGGCCTGCGCAGCGATCATCAGGTCGGCACCAGCTACGGGCGTCGAGGCAAAACGCCCGTGATCGCGGGCAGCGGCCAGCGGTTTGGCTGTAACATGATTTCGGCCATCACCAACCGTGGACGACTGTCGTTCATGGTGTTCCGGCACCGGTTCACCGCGCCGGTGTTCGTCGCGTTTCTGCGACGCCTGGTTCGGCAGGTCGGCCGCAAGGTGTTCCTGATCGTCGATCGGCATCCCGTGCACCGCTCGAGGGCCGTCGAGCGGTGGCTCGCCCAGAACGCCGAGCAGCTCCGGCTCTTCTACCTGCCGGGCTACAGCCCGAGACTCAACCCCGACCCCGCCAAGGCGGGGCTCAACCAGGACGTCAAGAGCAATGCCGTGGGCCGCCACCGGCCACACGACCAGCAGGAAATGATGGCCGGGGTGCGCTCGTATCTGCGCAGCACACAGAAACAACCCGAAGTGGTTCAACGCTTCTTTCATCAGGAAGATGTCCGCTACGCGGCTATCTGA
- a CDS encoding OmpA family protein, which yields MKRVVFLLTVVIGTVLLTAGCLQGEKQARPTKMDSLGWWPTKAQLAPKADPRPTMDGEWWWATERGPETDPLWGNRGFVYVLRRTGQEQVPAGSEKVTLPRDLKAVEGLIFEDVYFEFDKSEITPAGKEVLDDVVAKLNEYPEAMVTMEGHTCSIGTEEYNMGLGQRRADAVRGYLVSQGIAPERLKTVSYGETRLKVQERTREDFARNRRVEFQVTMPEEIR from the coding sequence ATGAAACGGGTCGTATTTCTTCTCACGGTCGTTATCGGCACGGTGCTGCTCACTGCGGGCTGCCTCCAGGGCGAGAAGCAAGCCCGGCCGACCAAGATGGACTCGCTCGGCTGGTGGCCGACCAAGGCCCAGCTCGCACCCAAAGCCGATCCGCGTCCGACTATGGACGGCGAGTGGTGGTGGGCCACGGAGCGCGGCCCCGAGACGGATCCGCTCTGGGGCAACCGTGGCTTCGTCTACGTGTTGCGCCGTACGGGCCAGGAGCAAGTGCCGGCCGGCAGCGAGAAAGTGACACTGCCGCGCGACCTCAAGGCCGTCGAAGGGCTCATCTTCGAGGACGTTTACTTCGAGTTCGACAAGTCCGAGATCACGCCCGCCGGCAAGGAGGTCCTCGACGACGTTGTCGCCAAGCTCAACGAGTATCCCGAGGCGATGGTCACCATGGAGGGCCATACCTGCTCGATCGGGACCGAGGAATACAACATGGGCCTCGGCCAACGGCGCGCCGACGCCGTGCGTGGCTACCTGGTCAGCCAAGGCATCGCGCCCGAGCGGCTCAAGACCGTGAGCTACGGCGAGACACGACTCAAGGTGCAGGAGCGCACGCGCGAGGACTTCGCGCGCAACCGGCGCGTCGAGTTCCAGGTGACCATGCCTGAGGAGATCAGGTAG
- a CDS encoding sodium-dependent transporter yields the protein MTAQRETWRTHIGMMVAMIGTEVGLGNVWRFPYLCGKYGGGSFLVPYIVLLLGVAMFGMMSEWVIGRHTRREPLGAFHKIGFPFGRDVGAWGVIGPFFLYSYYIVVTAWVLFFIVASVAGLYFGADTKEYFLAFLGSPWVFVAHAAAVAFTSIVLSFGVQKGIERACKVMIPALFVLLIVVAIRSLTLPGAATGVEFYMRPRWEGIANAEAWLAALGQVFFTLSLGMGAMIIYGSYMKRSWGIPLNAFACSLGNTSASILAGFAIFPAAFALGFAGDVQGSESVMLTFTVLPRVFATMPVGWLFGGLFFLLLAFGALSSAISIQEPAIAWMKEELRWPRRKSALLTGGVLWLMGLPFVVNGFVSHNAAGEGAGIGEKLALLIKMDKVINYVGLPLFALIAILAVGWVMKNRGFEELNRNARVKLGWWVKPWMRFVVPALVLLVLLANVFEQFFEKTYRQLFGARPASFESIGITPVTILTIILVSGIVWGGAVGGFITVVRIERHKEKERQTAGGGEGGAD from the coding sequence ATGACTGCGCAGCGCGAGACGTGGCGAACGCATATCGGCATGATGGTGGCCATGATCGGCACCGAAGTCGGTCTCGGGAACGTGTGGCGGTTCCCCTACCTGTGCGGCAAATACGGCGGCGGCAGTTTCCTGGTGCCGTACATAGTGCTGCTGCTCGGCGTGGCGATGTTCGGGATGATGAGCGAGTGGGTCATCGGCCGCCACACACGCCGCGAGCCGCTTGGGGCGTTTCACAAGATCGGCTTCCCGTTTGGGCGCGACGTCGGCGCCTGGGGCGTGATCGGCCCGTTCTTTCTCTACTCGTACTACATCGTGGTGACGGCGTGGGTCTTGTTCTTCATCGTCGCATCGGTGGCGGGCCTCTATTTCGGCGCGGACACGAAGGAGTATTTCCTCGCCTTTCTCGGCAGTCCGTGGGTATTCGTGGCGCATGCGGCGGCGGTGGCGTTCACGAGCATCGTGCTCTCGTTCGGTGTGCAGAAGGGCATCGAGCGGGCGTGCAAGGTGATGATCCCAGCGCTGTTTGTGTTGCTCATCGTCGTGGCGATCCGTTCTCTCACACTGCCGGGCGCGGCCACGGGCGTCGAGTTCTACATGCGGCCGCGCTGGGAGGGAATCGCCAATGCCGAGGCATGGCTCGCCGCGCTGGGCCAGGTGTTTTTCACGCTCAGTCTCGGTATGGGCGCGATGATCATCTACGGCTCCTACATGAAGCGCTCGTGGGGTATCCCGCTCAACGCATTCGCGTGCTCGCTGGGCAATACGTCGGCGTCGATCCTGGCCGGCTTCGCCATCTTCCCCGCGGCGTTTGCGCTCGGGTTCGCCGGCGACGTTCAGGGCTCCGAATCGGTCATGCTGACCTTCACCGTGCTCCCCAGGGTCTTTGCCACCATGCCCGTCGGGTGGCTCTTCGGCGGGCTGTTCTTCTTGTTGCTGGCGTTCGGCGCGCTCTCGAGCGCAATCAGTATCCAGGAGCCGGCAATCGCGTGGATGAAGGAAGAGCTGCGTTGGCCGCGCCGCAAGAGCGCGCTACTCACCGGCGGCGTGCTCTGGCTCATGGGGCTCCCCTTTGTTGTCAACGGCTTCGTCTCGCACAACGCGGCGGGCGAGGGGGCCGGCATCGGCGAGAAGCTTGCCCTGTTGATCAAGATGGACAAGGTGATCAACTACGTCGGCCTGCCGCTCTTCGCGCTCATCGCCATTCTCGCTGTCGGCTGGGTGATGAAGAACAGGGGATTCGAGGAGCTGAACCGCAACGCGCGCGTCAAGCTCGGCTGGTGGGTCAAGCCCTGGATGCGCTTCGTCGTGCCGGCGCTCGTGCTGCTCGTGCTTCTCGCCAACGTGTTCGAGCAGTTCTTCGAGAAGACGTACCGGCAGCTGTTTGGAGCACGGCCGGCTTCGTTCGAATCGATCGGTATCACGCCTGTGACGATCCTCACCATCATCCTCGTGAGCGGTATTGTCTGGGGCGGGGCGGTCGGCGGCTTTATCACTGTCGTGCGCATCGAGCGACACAAGGAGAAGGAACGACAGACCGCCGGGGGCGGCGAGGGAGGCGCGGACTGA
- a CDS encoding response regulator, with protein MIGAQFAQLGLARSELRLILIAVALVVAGAFVAFVFVRALRAQVRLRTTELERRSGEVEDLNSQLEISNEELQTSKEELESANEELSLLNADLEARNRELSEINEELARLQTFRGRIIATLPAALLVVDRSHKVISANRRYEETAFTGMPNVEGRLLDAALPDDLLHAGGVLDAVAAVVESDSSVSLTDVPTVDRHGNERQFDITVAPLIRTELGHEGLAQYLIALVDVTERHRLQRAVREQERHLRRLVENPLVAIVVCTPGWRITLFNEGAERLTGRPSTEMCERDVSEFLIEGWDTCRQGLEARQSVENIEATAADRDGNRVPVALFAAPLEDEDGNLIGHLIIGADLRERKAVEENLLRRNRELGMLCDVVQALDESLDLGEVIESALDRLLRTFPGDCGCIALVTLGAPLEEAAWYTHGLPPCTKQTCSVLRQHLLRHVAEERRPEVVSNLRESESTAQVPGDDNGSAVSVPLIVRDELVGMITVISRHFYPYRDEEIALLTSVAQSMAAVVKNARLYNDLSRTLADLRRAQEELLRTEKLRALGELAAGVAHDFNNALGIILGTAQCLAETTTDKEVLEGLETVEKAAKDAARTVERVQELVRNKSTEGFAPLDLNAVVRGLAGIAETRLKQEADLRNVHIALKVIEGGIDPVDGDERDLREALTNIVFNAIDAMPEGGTLTMETIQKGRQVLVCITDTGIGMSAQVRSQVFDPFFTTKGVKGTGLGMSITYGIIKQHRGTITIESELAQGTTVSVILPAAAEAMRPIPEPEEAPTEVIRAVNVLLIEDNAELNRIIRDILTRAGHRVEVAHSGPEGLAAFNARRHDLVITDVGMPGMSGWDVAKAVKESRAKTGVVLVTGWDKQEYRFHPHKAHADALLAKPIDKARLLRVINKMLLESRDE; from the coding sequence GTGATCGGTGCTCAGTTTGCTCAACTCGGTCTGGCCCGGTCTGAACTGCGCCTGATCCTGATCGCCGTGGCACTCGTCGTCGCAGGGGCCTTCGTGGCGTTCGTGTTTGTGCGAGCACTTCGCGCCCAGGTGCGGCTCCGCACCACCGAGCTCGAACGCCGCAGCGGGGAGGTCGAGGACCTGAACTCGCAGCTCGAGATCAGCAACGAGGAGCTCCAGACGAGCAAGGAAGAGCTCGAATCGGCCAATGAGGAGCTGTCGCTTCTCAACGCCGACCTCGAGGCGCGCAACCGCGAGCTCAGTGAGATCAACGAGGAACTCGCCCGGCTCCAGACCTTCAGGGGCCGCATCATCGCTACGCTGCCGGCCGCGCTGCTCGTTGTCGATCGCAGCCATAAGGTCATCTCAGCCAACCGGCGCTACGAGGAGACTGCGTTCACCGGCATGCCCAACGTCGAGGGCCGCCTGCTCGACGCCGCACTCCCCGACGATCTGCTGCACGCCGGCGGGGTCCTTGACGCAGTGGCTGCCGTCGTCGAGAGCGATTCGTCGGTAAGCCTGACCGATGTGCCGACCGTCGACCGCCACGGCAATGAACGGCAGTTCGACATCACGGTGGCACCATTGATACGAACCGAGCTCGGTCACGAGGGTCTGGCCCAGTACCTCATCGCGCTCGTCGACGTGACTGAGAGGCACCGGCTCCAGCGCGCCGTACGCGAGCAGGAGCGCCATCTCCGCCGCCTCGTCGAAAACCCGCTCGTGGCCATCGTCGTATGCACGCCGGGATGGCGAATCACGCTGTTCAACGAAGGCGCCGAACGGCTCACCGGTCGTCCAAGCACCGAGATGTGTGAGCGCGACGTGAGCGAGTTCCTCATCGAGGGCTGGGATACCTGCCGTCAAGGACTCGAGGCACGGCAATCCGTCGAGAACATCGAGGCGACGGCCGCCGACCGCGACGGCAACCGGGTGCCCGTGGCCCTGTTCGCCGCCCCGCTCGAAGACGAAGACGGCAACCTGATCGGCCACCTCATCATCGGCGCCGACCTGCGCGAGCGCAAGGCGGTCGAGGAGAATCTGCTTCGGCGCAACCGTGAGCTGGGCATGCTCTGCGACGTGGTCCAGGCGCTCGACGAGTCACTCGACCTCGGCGAGGTAATCGAGTCGGCCCTCGATCGGCTGCTCCGGACGTTCCCCGGCGATTGCGGTTGTATCGCACTCGTAACGCTTGGTGCTCCGCTCGAGGAGGCCGCCTGGTACACGCACGGCCTCCCGCCGTGTACCAAGCAGACGTGCTCCGTGCTGCGCCAGCACCTGTTGCGACACGTCGCTGAAGAGCGCCGGCCGGAGGTCGTCTCCAATCTGCGCGAGAGCGAGTCGACCGCCCAGGTCCCGGGCGACGACAACGGCTCGGCGGTCTCCGTGCCGCTCATCGTGCGCGATGAGCTTGTCGGCATGATCACCGTGATCAGCCGCCACTTCTACCCCTACCGCGACGAGGAGATCGCGCTGCTGACCTCGGTGGCGCAGTCCATGGCGGCGGTCGTCAAGAACGCGCGACTCTACAACGACCTGAGCCGCACGCTCGCCGACCTCAGACGCGCCCAGGAAGAGCTTCTGCGCACCGAGAAGCTGCGCGCGCTCGGCGAGCTCGCCGCGGGCGTCGCTCACGACTTCAACAACGCGCTCGGCATCATCCTCGGCACGGCCCAGTGCCTGGCCGAGACGACCACGGACAAGGAAGTGCTCGAGGGCCTCGAGACGGTTGAGAAGGCCGCCAAGGACGCCGCCCGCACCGTCGAACGGGTCCAGGAGTTGGTCCGGAACAAGAGCACCGAAGGCTTCGCCCCCCTCGACCTCAATGCCGTTGTGCGCGGCTTGGCCGGCATCGCCGAGACGCGACTCAAACAAGAGGCCGACCTGCGCAACGTCCACATCGCGCTCAAGGTCATCGAGGGCGGAATCGACCCGGTCGATGGCGACGAACGCGACCTGCGCGAGGCGCTCACCAACATCGTGTTCAACGCCATCGACGCCATGCCCGAGGGCGGGACGCTCACCATGGAGACGATCCAGAAGGGTCGCCAGGTCCTCGTGTGCATCACGGACACCGGCATCGGCATGAGCGCCCAAGTCCGGAGTCAGGTCTTCGATCCCTTCTTCACCACGAAGGGCGTCAAAGGCACCGGCCTCGGCATGAGTATCACCTACGGCATCATCAAGCAGCACCGCGGCACCATCACCATCGAAAGCGAGCTCGCTCAGGGCACCACGGTCAGTGTCATCCTACCCGCCGCGGCCGAGGCGATGCGACCCATCCCCGAGCCGGAAGAAGCCCCTACTGAGGTCATCCGCGCCGTTAACGTGCTGCTCATCGAAGACAATGCCGAGCTCAACCGCATCATCCGTGACATCCTAACCCGCGCCGGTCACAGGGTTGAGGTTGCCCATAGCGGTCCCGAAGGTCTCGCCGCCTTCAACGCCCGCCGCCACGACCTGGTCATCACCGATGTCGGCATGCCGGGCATGAGCGGATGGGACGTGGCCAAGGCAGTCAAGGAGTCGCGGGCCAAGACCGGAGTGGTCCTCGTAACCGGCTGGGACAAGCAGGAATACAGATTCCATCCCCATAAGGCCCACGCCGACGCGCTGCTGGCCAAACCGATCGACAAGGCGCGCCTGCTGCGCGTGATCAACAAAATGTTGCTCGAATCTCGCGACGAATAA
- a CDS encoding Glu/Leu/Phe/Val dehydrogenase yields the protein MGVFDRMAVGDHEQLVFVQDRASGLRGIIGIHSTVLGPALGGLRMWPYKTEDEAINDVLRLSEGMTYKAAASGLNLGGGKAVIIGDPRTDKTPEVFRAMGRAIERLGGSYITAEDVGTCPDDMSFIRETTQHVTGLSRAEGGSGDPSPTTAAGVQESIVACLEAVNGAPAKGDEVLDGVRVAVQGVGHVGGVLCRNLAAKGARLTVCDINAEQAERVSKQCGATVVAPEAIYDVEADVFAPCGLGAILNDETIPRLKCRVVAGAANNQLADIKRHGPMLEQRRILYAPDYVANAGGLINIYYRDILGRACDTEAWSPTGIYDTMKTVLRVASERKVPTYQAAQELAGVRIEEARRSKMAQR from the coding sequence ATGGGCGTTTTCGATCGGATGGCAGTCGGCGATCATGAACAGCTTGTCTTCGTGCAGGACCGTGCGTCGGGCCTGCGCGGCATCATCGGCATTCACTCAACCGTGCTTGGGCCGGCGCTCGGCGGGCTGCGGATGTGGCCGTACAAGACCGAGGACGAGGCGATCAACGACGTGCTGCGCTTGTCGGAAGGGATGACGTACAAAGCGGCGGCCTCGGGCCTGAACCTTGGCGGCGGCAAGGCGGTCATCATCGGCGATCCGCGCACGGACAAGACGCCCGAGGTGTTCCGCGCCATGGGCCGCGCGATCGAGCGGCTCGGCGGCTCGTACATCACGGCCGAGGACGTCGGCACCTGCCCCGACGACATGAGCTTTATCCGCGAGACGACCCAGCACGTCACCGGCTTGAGCCGTGCCGAGGGCGGCAGCGGCGATCCGTCGCCGACGACGGCGGCCGGCGTGCAGGAGAGCATCGTCGCCTGCCTCGAGGCGGTCAACGGCGCCCCGGCCAAGGGCGACGAGGTACTCGACGGGGTGCGGGTCGCCGTGCAAGGCGTCGGCCATGTGGGCGGCGTGCTGTGCCGCAACCTGGCCGCCAAGGGCGCGCGGCTCACCGTGTGCGACATCAACGCCGAGCAAGCCGAGCGCGTCTCCAAGCAGTGCGGCGCCACGGTCGTGGCGCCCGAGGCCATCTACGACGTCGAGGCCGACGTGTTCGCCCCGTGCGGGCTCGGCGCCATCCTCAACGACGAGACGATCCCGCGGCTCAAGTGCCGCGTCGTGGCTGGCGCGGCCAACAACCAGCTCGCCGACATCAAGCGCCACGGGCCCATGCTCGAGCAGCGCCGGATCCTCTACGCGCCCGACTACGTGGCCAACGCCGGCGGCCTGATCAACATCTACTACCGGGACATTCTGGGCCGGGCGTGCGACACCGAGGCTTGGTCGCCGACGGGCATCTACGACACGATGAAGACCGTGCTGCGTGTGGCGAGCGAGCGCAAGGTGCCCACCTACCAGGCCGCCCAGGAGCTGGCCGGCGTCCGTATCGAGGAGGCCCGGCGCTCCAAGATGGCTCAGCGGTAG